From one Saccharomyces cerevisiae S288C chromosome XVI, complete sequence genomic stretch:
- the CUP9 gene encoding Cup9p (Homeodomain-containing transcriptional repressor; regulates expression of PTR2, which encodes a major peptide transporter; imported peptides activate ubiquitin-dependent proteolysis, resulting in degradation of Cup9p and de-repression of PTR2 transcription; CUP9 has a paralog, TOS8, that arose from the whole genome duplication; protein abundance increases in response to DNA replication stress), whose protein sequence is MNYNCEIQNRNSKNVDNQVSLPPIQVLFNSIEKRSMPELAFSNIEYSHGNLRSSTEEQNYPAPVLLPQHHSIAYPAINSGGTSTTATPTASTVETSKTSSSAMDTQSQYGSSKKSKSASDDAKPCYKSAPIYEIINKEKDAGAQYNRPFSDFVESKSRRKQNSGRRSNLPKETVQILNTWLLNHLNNPYPTQQEKRELLIKTGLTKIQLSNWFINVRRRKIFSDYYTLVNSIPNDNANNTPVERVQNVSAYHNTLSATNNTMYDATSTCSTDYELSKRFAHAPVTRRKKLIDRLEELKKLSNPDMN, encoded by the coding sequence AACTCCATAGAAAAACGGAGTATGCCCGAGTTGGCATTTTCGAACATAGAATACTCGCATGGGAACCTTCGGTCTAGTACCGAGGAACAAAACTATCCTGCGCCTGTGTTACTTCCACAGCATCATTCGATTGCGTATCCCGCAATTAATTCTGGCGGTACTAGTACTACTGCTACTCCTACTGCTTCTACAGTTGAAACGTCCAAGACGAGTAGCAGTGCTATGGATACACAATCTCAATATGGCAGTTCAAAGAAGTCAAAATCGGCGTCCGATGATGCAAAGCCCTGCTACAAATCCGCCCCAATATATGAAATAATCAATAAGGAAAAGGATGCGGGGGCACAATACAACAGGCCATTTTCGGATTTTGTAGAATCTAAATCAAGGAGGAAGCAAAATTCGGGCAGGAGGTCTAACCTGCCAAAGGAAACAGTGCAGATACTGAATACTTGGTTGCTGAACCACCTGAATAACCCCTACCCAActcaacaagaaaagaggGAGTTGTTAATCAAAACTGGGCTAACCAAGATTCAACTTTCTAATTGGTTCATAAATGTGAGAAGACGCAAAATATTTAGTGATTACTATACCCTGGTAAACTCAATTCCTAATGACAACGCGAATAATACCCCAGTGGAACGAGTTCAAAACGTCTCAGCATATCATAACACATTATCTGCCACAAATAATACTATGTACGATGCTACGTCAACCTGCTCCACGGATTATGAATTATCCAAGAGATTTGCTCATGCCCCCGTTACACGCCGTAAAAAACTAATTGATAGGctggaagaattgaaaaagctATCCAACCCTGATATGAATTGA